In the genome of Nitrospirota bacterium, the window CGAACGGACGTTGAGCGTGGCCAGACCTTGATTCAATGCCTGCCAGGTCTCGCCCCGGTCCTTGCTCCGATGCACCCCCTCGCGGCTGGCCACATAGATCGTGCCCGGCTGCGCCCGATCCAGCAGCATGGCGCTGATCATCTGGTCCGGCAGCTTCTGGGCGATGCGCGTCCAGGACTGAGCCTGATCCCGGGACCGGTAGATTCCGTTCAGGGTGGCGGCATAGATCGTATCGGGCGCATAGGGGTCCACTTGCATGACGGTCACGCCCAGAGCGCGGGAGGACTTGAGCACTTCCGGCGGCACGAGGCCGTTGTTGGCCTTCTCCCATCCCTTGCCGCCGTTGACGGTTTTGTACACGCCCCCGCTCGTGCCCGCATACATGACCTGGGGTCTCGTCGGGTCCAGCGCCAGCGTCACGACCATCAACACTTCCTTCATCCCGTCCATGCGCTTCTGCCACTGCTCCCCGGCATTCTGCGTCTCGAAGACTCCCATCGTGGTCGCGACAAAGATGTGGGCTGGCTCCGCCGGGTCGAACACGAACTGGTTGACGACCGAGGTGATCGTCACATCCTCCAGCCCGGCCCGCAGCGAGACCCAGCGCTGGCCCCCATCGTAGCTCTTGAAGACCGCATCCCCTTTGGTGCCGGCATAGACGGTGGCGGGATAGGCGGGATCGACGGCCATCGAGATCACGCGCGAGTGGCTCATGCCTTTGGAGAGATTCTCCCAGGTCTCGCCGCCGTCGCGCGTCTTGTAGATGTAATCGTTGGTCGCGACGTAGAGGATGTTCGGATTGGCCGGATGCACCGTGATCACGACGATCGCGTCGGCGCGTCCGCAGCCGGAGAGGAACAGCGCCGCCAGCAGACAGCAGGTGAGAAGCAGGCCTCGAAGGCAGGTCGGCATCGTCACGCCCGAGGCAGGAGCCTACCGATAATTAAGGAATTGCAGATCAATGCCAAAGTCCTTTTGCTTTAAGAATGCGATCACCGCCTGGAGTTCATCCCGGCTCTTGCTCTGGATCCGCACCTGGTCCCCCTGGATCTGCGCCTGGGCCTTGAATTTCCCGTCGCGGATCGCCTGGCTGATCTCCTTGGCCTTGTCGGAGGCGATGCCGCTTTGCAGCGTGATCGTCTGCCGCACCGTCCCGGCCAGCGCCGGCTCCACGGCCCCGTAGGTCAGGGCTTTCAGCGATACGTTGCGCTTGACGAACTTGGCCTTCAGGATTTCCAGCACCGCCTTGAGCTTGTACTCGTCGTCCGAGACCACGACCAGCGTCTTGTCCTTTTCCGTCAGCGTGAGCTCGGTCTTGGAATCTTTGAAGTCGAAGCGCTGGCGGATTTCCTTCGTGGCCTGCTCCACCGCGTTCTTCACTTCCTGCATGTCGATCTGCGACACCACGTCGAACGAATTCTGATCGGCCATCACACACCCCTTTCAGCTATTAGCGGTCAGCTTTCAGCCTTCAGCTCCGGTCCGAAGTCAAAGCTGATGGCTAACGGCTGACAGCTTCTTGATCAACAACAGCGATCCACGGTAATCCGCAACCCCTCCCCATGGGCCGGAGAAGCCCCGCCCAACGGCACTCCGCCCGGCCCCACTAACACCTCGCTGCTCGTACAGGGCTTCCCTTCCACCAGATAGCCATACCATTGGCGCAGACTGTCCGCCAGCACGATCACCGCCAACAGGGCCACCGCTCCCACCAGCGCCGCATCCAGATAGAGGGGCAAGACCGGCTCGGCGGCCCCGGCTGTTGCCGCTTTGTGCAGGAACAAGAAAGCCAGCTCATAGCAGCCGGTCAACGTGATGGCGCCGACGAACAGCATCGGCCCGATCGTGATCCAGAGATACCGGGCCTTCTGCATCTTGATCAAGACAGTCGTCCCGATACAGAGGGCCAGGGTGCCGAGCAGTTGGTTCGCCGCCCCGAACATGGGCCAGATCGTCGAGATGCTGCCGGTCCCGATCAGATAGCCCCAGGCCCCCACCACGAGGGCGCTGCTGGCCAGCACGCCCGGCCACCAGGATATCTGCCGCAAGGGCCGATAGAGGCGCCCGCCCATTTCCTGCACCAGATAGCGGGCCACGCGGGTGCCTGCGTCGATCGTGGTCAGGATGAACAGGGCTTCGAACAGGAGCGCGAACTGGTACCAATAGGCCATCAAGTGCGCCATGCCGGGGAGACCGGAAAAGATCGAGGCCATCCCGACCGCCAACGACACGGCTCCGCCCGGCCGCCCGGCCACGTCCGACTCGACGAGGTGGGACAGCTCCTCGATCCGCGAAACGGGAAAGCCCATGGCCGCCAGCGCCTCCGGCGAGAGCAGCGTGTTGATCGCCAGATAATCGCCCGGCACCAGGACCGACGCGGCGATCAGCGCCATCACGCCCACAAAGCTTTCCATCAGCATGGCCCCGTAGCCCACGATGGAGTAGGACTCCCGCGCGATCATCTTGGGCGTCGTGCCGGACGAGACCAGCGAATGGAACCCAGAGATGGCGCCGCAGGCGATCGTAATGAAGAGAAACGGGAAGAGCGTCCCGGGAATGATCGGCCCACCTCCGTGCACGAAGGCCGTGACCCGCGGCATCTCGATGATCGGGGCCATCGCCATCACCCCGGCCGCCAGGAGCACGACCACGCCGATCTTCATGAAAGTGGACAGGTAGCCGCGCGGGTCCAGGAGCATCCAGCCCGGCAGGATGCTCGCGAGAAACCCGTAGCCGGCCAGGAGCCACACCAGCGTCGGCCGCTCGAAATGGAACCAGCTTGCCGTATCGGATTGGGCCACGAGGCGCCCGCCCCAGACGGCCAACAGGAGCAGCGCAACCCCCAGCACCGTCATCTCCCCGACGCGGCCCGGACGGAATTTCTGCAGGTAGAACCCCATAAGGAACCCGATGGGCACCGTCATGGCGATCGTAAACGTCCCCCAGGCATTCCGATACAAGGCGTTGACCACGGCGAGTCCCAGCCCCGCCAGCGCCACGACCACGATGAACAGCACCGCCACGGCGGTCGTCGCCCCGGTGACGATCCCGACTTCATCCTGCGCGATCTCCGGCAGGGACCGGCCATTGCGCCGCATCGAGGCCACGAGGATGATGAAGTCCTGCACCGCCCCCGCCAGCACGGCGCCGATCACGAGCCAGAGGAAGCCGGGCAGGTAGCCGAACTGGGCCGCCAGCACCGGCCCCAGCAGCGGGCCGGCTCCGGCGATGGCGGCGAAGTGGTGGCCGAAGAGAACATACTTGTTGGCCGGGTAGAAATTCTTGCCGTCTTTGAGCCGGTGCGCGGGCGTCACCCGCTCGTCGTTCAGCTCCATGACCCGTCGCGCCAGAAACCGGGCGTAGAACCGGAAGGCGAGGACGTAGAAGCAGGCCGCCGCCACGACCAGCCAGAGGCCGTTCACCTTTTCGCCCGGATTGACCAGGCCCGTGACGAAGCCGAAGGCCAGCGCGCAGACCGACGCGATCAGCATCCACAGAGCTTTCATCGCCACGCTCATGACGATCGGTATCCTTGCAACTCTGCTGAGTCCTGTACAAGAGGCACGCGAGAGGAGGGCGCCGCGGCGGCAGCGCATCGGTTCAGGCAACCATCACCGGGCCGCAATCGTGCGTATCGTGCCCTGGAAAGCCGTGAGGAATCCGTCGATCTGCTGCCCGGTCAAGGCGCCCATGTTGGCCACGCGAAAGATCTTCCCCTCCAACAACCCCTGCCCCGGATAGATGACGTAGCCCTGCTCCTTCAGCTTGTCGTGGAGCGCCTGATAGGTCACTCCGTCCGGCAGATGATAGGCCGTGAGACTGTTGGACTGCAGTTCCACCGGTAGGACCGGTTTCATCCCCAGTGCGTCCATCTTTTTCCGAATCTGTGCCGCGGCGTTCTTGTAGCGCTGGATCCGGGCGGCCACTCCCTCCTCCAACAATTCGTTGAGCGCTTCGTCGAACGCCTGAAAGACTTGCACCGCCGGGGTGACGGGGCTGCTCCCCTTCTCCGCGTCTTCATAGTAATGGGGCAGGTGCAGATACCAGGACCGTTTGGGATAAGCCTTCATCCGCTCCATGAACCCCTTGCGAACCAGCACGAAGGACACGCCGGGCACCCCCTGGAGACAGTCATGAGCCGTGCCGGCCACCATATAGAGGTGCGGCCCAGCCACGTCGAGTTCTTCCCCGCCCAGGCCGCTGACCGAGTCCAGGACGAAGACGCGGTTCAGGCTGTCGGCCACCTCGGCCATCTCCTTCACGGGATTGATCAAGCCCGTCGTGGTCTCATGGTGCACCATCGCGACCACGTGGACTTCCGGGTGCTGGCGCAACGCCAGCCGCAGCTTCTCCGGGTCCGGCCTCGTGCCCCAATCCAGCTTGAACTCGTTGACCCCCAGCCGGTGCACGCCGACGATGGAGGAGAGGCGCTCGCCGTAGACGCCATTGTTGATCACCAGCGCTCGCTTGCCGTTCGGGAGCGAGGAGAGCACCGCCGCTTCCACGGCCGCGCTGCCCGAGCCGGTCAGGAGCACCGCGGTATAGTCCGCCTCCGCCCCTGGCACGAACGCCTGAACCAGCTTTCGCCTGATCCCTTGCATGAGGTCCGCAAACTCAGACTCCCGATGGCAGAGATCGGGACGTTGAAGTGCCGCGCGCACGCGCGCCGACACATTGACCGGGCCGGGGCTTAACAGAATCATAACAAGTCCTCAGCTTTCAGCCATCAGCCATCAGTTCCCAGCCTCGACCTGAAGGCTGAACGCTGACGGCTGACAGCGATTATTCGATGGCTTTCCGGAACCGTTCGGCAATCTGGGCCGGTGGGAGCGGAACCCAGGGCACATCTTCCACTTGCTCGGTGATCTTGACCAGCAACAGACTGGGCCCGTCCTTCCCCAGCATGTCCTTGAACTCGTAGACCAGGTCCTCCCGCTCACGCACCCGCTCCACGTTCACGTAGCCGGCGGCCTTGGCGACCTGGTCCAGCTTCACGACCCGCGAATAGGACGGCTGGTTGCCCCCGCTCCCATAGACTTCGTTATCCAGCACCACGTGGATGAAGTTTTTCGGTTTCAGCGCGCCGACCGTCGCCAACGTGCCCAGGCCCATCAGCACGTTCCCGTCCCCGTCCAGCACCACGACCTTTTTCTGCGGCTTGTGCAGCGCCACTCCCAGCCCGATCGCCGCCGCCATGCCCATGGAGCCGGTCATATAAAAATTCTCGGGACGGTCTTTGACCTTGAAGGCTTCCCGCGAGGCGAACCCATTGCAAATGATGACCGGCTGATCGCTGACCAGGTCCAACAGGGCTTGGATCGCCCTGGCCCGGCTCTGCATGGTCCCTTCTTCCGGTCTCATTCCTAGTCCTCACTCATCGCCGTTCGTAAAGAGTTATCAGTGTTCTGTGATCAGTTCTCAGTTTCCGGAACTGACTACTGAGAACTGGATACTGACAACTTTGATTCACGTTTCACGGCTGAATCCC includes:
- a CDS encoding YajQ family cyclic di-GMP-binding protein, yielding MADQNSFDVVSQIDMQEVKNAVEQATKEIRQRFDFKDSKTELTLTEKDKTLVVVSDDEYKLKAVLEILKAKFVKRNVSLKALTYGAVEPALAGTVRQTITLQSGIASDKAKEISQAIRDGKFKAQAQIQGDQVRIQSKSRDELQAVIAFLKQKDFGIDLQFLNYR
- a CDS encoding carbon starvation protein A, producing the protein MSVAMKALWMLIASVCALAFGFVTGLVNPGEKVNGLWLVVAAACFYVLAFRFYARFLARRVMELNDERVTPAHRLKDGKNFYPANKYVLFGHHFAAIAGAGPLLGPVLAAQFGYLPGFLWLVIGAVLAGAVQDFIILVASMRRNGRSLPEIAQDEVGIVTGATTAVAVLFIVVVALAGLGLAVVNALYRNAWGTFTIAMTVPIGFLMGFYLQKFRPGRVGEMTVLGVALLLLAVWGGRLVAQSDTASWFHFERPTLVWLLAGYGFLASILPGWMLLDPRGYLSTFMKIGVVVLLAAGVMAMAPIIEMPRVTAFVHGGGPIIPGTLFPFLFITIACGAISGFHSLVSSGTTPKMIARESYSIVGYGAMLMESFVGVMALIAASVLVPGDYLAINTLLSPEALAAMGFPVSRIEELSHLVESDVAGRPGGAVSLAVGMASIFSGLPGMAHLMAYWYQFALLFEALFILTTIDAGTRVARYLVQEMGGRLYRPLRQISWWPGVLASSALVVGAWGYLIGTGSISTIWPMFGAANQLLGTLALCIGTTVLIKMQKARYLWITIGPMLFVGAITLTGCYELAFLFLHKAATAGAAEPVLPLYLDAALVGAVALLAVIVLADSLRQWYGYLVEGKPCTSSEVLVGPGGVPLGGASPAHGEGLRITVDRCC
- a CDS encoding aminotransferase class V-fold PLP-dependent enzyme → MILLSPGPVNVSARVRAALQRPDLCHRESEFADLMQGIRRKLVQAFVPGAEADYTAVLLTGSGSAAVEAAVLSSLPNGKRALVINNGVYGERLSSIVGVHRLGVNEFKLDWGTRPDPEKLRLALRQHPEVHVVAMVHHETTTGLINPVKEMAEVADSLNRVFVLDSVSGLGGEELDVAGPHLYMVAGTAHDCLQGVPGVSFVLVRKGFMERMKAYPKRSWYLHLPHYYEDAEKGSSPVTPAVQVFQAFDEALNELLEEGVAARIQRYKNAAAQIRKKMDALGMKPVLPVELQSNSLTAYHLPDGVTYQALHDKLKEQGYVIYPGQGLLEGKIFRVANMGALTGQQIDGFLTAFQGTIRTIAAR
- a CDS encoding sulfopyruvate decarboxylase subunit beta — protein: MRPEEGTMQSRARAIQALLDLVSDQPVIICNGFASREAFKVKDRPENFYMTGSMGMAAAIGLGVALHKPQKKVVVLDGDGNVLMGLGTLATVGALKPKNFIHVVLDNEVYGSGGNQPSYSRVVKLDQVAKAAGYVNVERVREREDLVYEFKDMLGKDGPSLLLVKITEQVEDVPWVPLPPAQIAERFRKAIE